In Musa acuminata AAA Group cultivar baxijiao chromosome BXJ2-8, Cavendish_Baxijiao_AAA, whole genome shotgun sequence, one genomic interval encodes:
- the LOC135619832 gene encoding AIG2-like protein D, protein MAAAAAPRLHSVFVYGTLLADEVVRVLLKRVPPSSPAILHNYHRFSIKGRVYPAILPIDCKNVAGEVLRGITDQELDVLDSFEDVEYERRAIEVSLVDNSEKLIVDAYIWGNKDDPNLYGEWDFEEWKRLHLEDYLVMTTEFMEELEKPQD, encoded by the exons aTGGCCGCCGCTGCCGCTCCTCGTCTCCACAGCGTCTTCGTTTACGGAACTCTATTGGCAGATGAGGTGGTGCGCGTGCTTCTCAAGCGAGTTCCCCCCTCCTCCCCTGCCATCCTCCATAATTA CCACAGATTTAGTATAAAGGGCCGTGTTTATCCAGCAATCCTGCCCATAGATTGTAAGAATGTTGCAGGAGAG GTTTTACGGGGCATCACAGATCAAGAGTTAGATGTCCTAGATTCCTTTGAAGACGTCGAATATGAGAGAAGGGCTATTGAGGTTTCTTTGGTT GATAATTCTGAGAAACTAATAGTTGATGCATATATCTGGGGTAACAAGGATGATCCAAACTTGTATGGGGAGTGGGATTTTGAG GAATGGAAGCGACTGCACTTGGAGGATTATCTTGTCATGACAACAGAATTCATGGAGGAGCTGGAAAAGCCCCAAGACTAG
- the LOC135619834 gene encoding eukaryotic initiation factor 4A-15: protein MAGMAPEGSQFDARQFDTKMNDLLSADGQEFFTSYDEVYESFDDMGLQENLLRGIYAYGFEKPSAIQQRGIVPFCKGLDVIQQAQSGTGKTATFCSGILQQLDYGLVQCQALVLAPTRELAQQIEKVMRALGDYLGVKVHACVGGTSVREDQRILSSGVHVVVGTPGRVFDMLRRQSLRPDHIKMFVLDEADEMLSRGFKDQIYDIFQLLPSKIQVGVFSATMPPEALEITRKFMNRPVRILVKRDELTLEGIKQFYVNVEKEEWKLDTLCDLYETLAITQSVIFVNTRRKVDWLTDKMRSRDHTVSATHGDMDQNTRDIIMREFRSGSSRVLITTDLLARGIDVQQVSLVINYDLPTQPENYLHRIGRSGRFGRKGVAINFVTRDDERMLFDIQKFYNVVIEELPSNVADLI, encoded by the exons ATGGCTGGAATGGCACCAGAAGGATCACAATTTGATGCTCGTCAATTTGATACTAAAATGAATGATCT GCTAAGTGCAGATGGACAGGAATTCTTCACTTCATATGATGAGGTTTATGAAAGTTTTGATGATATGGGACTTCAAGAAAATCTTTTAAGAGGCATTTATGCCTATG GCTTTGAGAAACCCTCAGCGATTCAGCAGAGAGGAATAGTACCCTTCTGCAAGGGACTAGATGTTATTCAGCAAGCGCAGTCAGGGACAGGAAAAACTGCAACATTTTGTTCAGGCATTTTGCAGCAGCTTGATTATGGTTTGGTCCAATGCCAGGCCTTGGTTCTTGCTCCAACTAGAGAACTAGCGCAGCAAATTGAGAAGGTCATGCGAGCACTTGGTGACTATCTAGGTGTTAAAGTTCATGCTTGTGTTGGAGGAACTAGTGTCCGTGAAGATCAAAGGATTCTTTCAAGTGGGGTCCATGTTGTGGTTGGTACTCCAGGTCGTGTCTTTGATATGTTAAGGAGGCAATCGCTTCGCCCTGACCACATTAAAATGTTTGTTTTGGATGAGGCTGATGAAATGCTTTCACGTGGCTTCAAGGACCAG atCTATGATATCTTCCAGCTACTTCCTTCAAAAATTCAGGTTGGGGTCTTCTCTGCCACGATGCCTCCTGAGGCCCTTGAGATCACAAGGAAGTTCATGAATAGGCCTGTTAGGATCCTTGTGAAGCGAGATGAACTCACTCTGGAAGGTATCAAGCAATTCTATGTGAATGTTGAGAAGGAAGAGTGGAAACTTGATACCCTCTGTGATCTCTATGAGACTTTGGCCATCACTCAAAGTGTCATCTTTGTCAATACCCGACGCAAGGTGGACTGGCTCACCGACAAGATGAGGAGCAGGGATCACACAGTCTCAGCCACTCATGGTGACATGGACCAGAACACCAGGGACATTATAATGCGTGAATTCCGCTCAGGCTCCTCCCGTGTTCTCATCACCACCGACCTTCTTGCTCGTGGTATTGATGTCCAGCAGGTCTCGCTGGTCATAAATTATGATCTACCAACTCAGCCAGAGAACTACCTCCACCGTATTGGACGAAGTGGACGGTTTGGAAGAAAGGGTGTTGCAATCAACTTTGTCACACGTGATGACGAGAGGATGCTTTTTGACATCCAGAAGTTCTACAATGTCGTGATAGAGGAGCTGCCTTCCAATGTTGCTGATCTCATCTAA
- the LOC135585337 gene encoding putative inactive cadmium/zinc-transporting ATPase HMA3, with product MCNVEAKSVQRREAPRMGEPSKDRIGKVPKHQKSYFDVLGLCCSSEVPLIEKILKPLSGVQKVSVIVPSKTVIVVHDSLLISQHEILKALNQARLEATVQAYGSAEITKKWPSPYILACGVLLVVSLFKRFFHPLRWFAIAAVLVGINPIILRGIAAIRRLTLDINILLLIAVGGAVALRDYSEAAFVVFLFTIAEWLESRASHKATVGMSSLMSMAPQKAVLAETGQVVDIEDVEINTIIEVKAGEVIPIDGIVVDGQSEVDERSLTGESLPVTKQVNSLVWAGTLNIDGYISLRTTALSENSAVAKMKRLVEEAQNRRSNTQRLIDSCTKYYTPAVVIVAAGVALVPLVLRVNNPRIWFQLALVLLVSACPCALVLSTPVATFCALLKAARIGLLIKGGDVLEALAKIRVVAFDKTGTITKGEFKVVEFQSISSKVSLEMLLYWVSSIESKSSHPMAAALVEHARSHSIEPKPDCVKEFHIYPGEGIYGEVDGRDIHIGNKRIAARVLCETVPNMEDMKEGVTYGYVFLDMVPVGTYALSDTCRIGAAEAIKELKSLGIKTAMLTGDSMEASLHAQRQLNHVMEEVHAELLPEDKVQLIGKLKSREGSTAMVGDGMNDAPALAMADVGISMGVSGSAVAMETSHITLMSNDICKIPRAIRLARKTRRMIIMNIIFSGVTKIAILAIAFAGRPLLWAAVLADVGTCLLVILNSMTLLQTKTSPKNKCCGSSHKAHMEKPKHAEHCGCQDNHGCHDHRKAMDERRHSHCMNHDHPEESPAHARCCQELATKPTNSSQEHSITITDARHDSGDLQKQQDGPDSNMTCENQTLKCSSNNCNDKEKKRIEECCMGNRNDCGMQKGCSSSQGLIIERRELGGCCRTYTKACGSKDSCCASGRVQLPEIITE from the exons ATGTGTAATGTGGAAGCTAAATCTGTCCA GCGAAGAGAGGCCCCAAGGATGGGAGAACCAAGCAAGGACAGGATAGGAAAGGTACCAAAGCATCAAAAGAGCTACTTTGATGTGTTGGGCCTCTGCTGCTCGTCTGAAGTCCCCCTGATTGAGAAGATATTGAAGCCTTTGAGTGGAGTTCAGAAGGTCTCCGTGATCGTTCCCTCAAAGACAGTCATAGTAGTCCATGACAGCCTCCTCATTTCGCAGCATGAGATAC TCAAGGCATTAAACCAGGCAAGGCTTGAAGCTACAGTTCAAGCATATGGCtctgcggagatcaccaagaaatgGCCAAGCCCCTACATACTGGCTTGTGGAGTGCTACTTGTGGTTTCACTGTTCAAGCGGTTCTTCCATCCGCTCAGATGGTTCGCGATAGCAGCAGTTCTTGTCGGCATAAATCCGATCATTCTGAGAGGCATTGCAGCCATTCGGAGGCTTACGCTGGACATCAACATCCTTCTGCTAATTGCAG TTGGTGGGGCAGTTGCACTCAGAGACTATTCAGAAGCAGCGTTTGTTGTTTTCCTCTTCACGATTGCTGAATGGTTGGAATCAAGGGCCAGCCACAAG GCTACTGTCGGGATGTCATCACTGATGAGCATGGCTCCTCAGAAGGCTGTTCTGGCTGAAACAGGCCAAGTTGTGGACATTGAAGATGTCGAAATCAATACCATCATTGAAGTCAAAGCTGGAGAAGTGATCCCTATTGATGGCATTGTAGTCGATGGGCAGAGTGAAGTTGATGAGAGAAGCCTTACAGGAGAGTCTTTGCCTGTAACCAAGCAAGTTAACTCTCTGGTTTGGGCTGGCACACTCAACATAGATG GTTATATCAGTCTCAGAACAACTGCTCTATCAGAGAACTCTGCTGTGGCCAAAATGAAAAGGTTGGTGGAGGAAGCACAAAATAGAAGGTCAAACACACAGAGACTGATAGACTCTTGCACAAAGTATTACACACCAG CTGTCGTAATCGTAGCAGCAGGAGTCGCGTTAGTTCCCCTGGTATTGAGAGTAAACAATCCCAGAATCTGGTTCCAGTTGGCATTGGTCCTTCTTGTGAGTGCATGCCCTTGTGCACTGGTGCTGTCCACACCTGTTGCAACTTTTTGTGCACTTCTAAAAGCAGCAAGGATAGGACTCCTCATCAAAGGGGGTGATGTTCTTGAAGCCCTGGCCAAAATAAGAGTAGTGGCATTCGACAAGACCGGGACGATAACGAAAGGAGAGTTTAAAGTTGTGGAGTTCCAGTCCATAAGCAGCAAGGTTTCTCTGGAGATGCTTCTTTACTG GGTTTCAAGTATCGAGAGTAAGTCGAGCCATCCAATGGCAGCTGCACTTGTTGAACATGCCCGGTCACATTCCATTGAACCAAAACCAGACTGTGTTAAAGAATTCCACATCTATCCTGGAGAGGGAATATACGGAGAAGTAGATGGAAGAGACATTCATATTGGGAATAAACGAATAGCAGCAAGGGTTTTGTGTGAAACAG ttccaaacaTGGAGGACATGAAGGAAGGTGTCACCTATGGATATGTGTTCTTGGATATGGTACCAGTTGGAACATATGCCCTTTCCGATACCTGCCGAATAGGAGCTGCAGAAGCTATCAAGGAGTTGAAGTCATTAGGGATCAAAACAGCAATGCTTACTGGAGATAGCATGGAAGCATCACTGCATGCACAAAGACAG CTAAATCATGTCATGGAAGAAGTCCATGCCGAGCTACTACCAGAAGATAAGGTGCAGTTAATTGGCAAGCTCAAGTCCAGAGAAGGATCTACAGCAATGGTTGGAGATGGGATGAATGACGCACCTGCATTAGCCATGGCCGATGTCGGGATCTCCATGGGGGTTTCAGGTTCTGCCGTTGCAATGGAGACTAGCCACATAACCCTCATGTCGAACGACATCTGCAAGATCCCTAGAGCCATCAGGCTGGCAAGAAAGACGCGTCGGATGATCATCATGAACATCATCTTCTCAGGGGTGACCAAAATTGCCATTCTGGCAATTGCCTTCGCCGGTCGCCCACTTCTTTGGGCGGCTGTCCTTGCTGACGTTGGTACATGCTTGCTCGTAATCTTAAATAGCATGACGCTGCTGCAAACCAAAACATCTCCGAAGAACAAATGTTGTGGCTCGTCCCACAAAGCACACATGGAGAAGCCCAAACATGCAGAGCACTGCGGATGCCAGGATAACCATGGTTGCCATGATCACAGGAAGGCCATGGATGAAAGAAGGCACAGCCATTGCATGAATCATGATCATCCGGAAGAATCACCAGCTCATGCTCGCTGTTGCCAGGAGCTGGCCACAAAGCCAACTAATTCATCCCAAGAACACTCGATCACAATAACTGATGCAAGGCATGACAGTGGTGACCTGCAGAAACAGCAAGATGGTCCTGATAGCAACATGACATGTGAGAATCAAACACTAAAGTGTTCATCCAACAATTGTAATgacaaagagaagaaaaggattGAGGAATGTTGCATGGGCAACAGAAATGACTGTGGGATGCAGAAAGGCTGCTCCTCTTCACAAGGGTTGATAATAGAAAGGAGAGAACTTGGTGGATGCTGCAGGACCTACACAAAGGCATGTGGGAGTAAAGATAGCTGCTGTGCGAGTGGGAGAGTACAATTGCCTGAAATCATAACAGAGTAG